The window CTCCGGGCGACACCCGGACCGCCCGAGGTGTGGAATCCTCCTCCGAAGCGGACCGTGTCGTTGAACAGGGCCAGAGTGCCGATCCTCAACCCGCCGGCCTCGCCCTGGAGGCGTTCGAGGAGTCGGTCGGTGAGGGCGGACATCCGCGCGGACTCGGCGTGTTCCCGGGACGAGGCCTCGCGCCGCAGCGCGTGGAGCGCGTCCTCCTGGGACAGGGGCTCCTCGTCACCGGCCAGCCGGGACTCGCCCTGCGATCGGGGCGCGTCCTCCGAGGTGGAGGAGGACGCGGAGACCGCCTCCTCCGAGGACGCACCGTGACGGACGTCGTCGGTCCGCGACATGGAAGGTTCTCCGAGAGGTTACGGGTGCCATGGAGCACGGAAACGGAGACTCCACGTACCCGGGACCGCCTCGTGCGGCACCGGGTTCCCGGCCGGGAGCCTTCTGATTCTTGCTGGTCCTTCTCCGGCGGATCCGGCCCGCATCACCGACCGCGCCTTGCGCAGTCCGCTCGGGGAGGGCATACGAGCCGGTTGTCGGCAGGGTGGGTCACAGGGGAACAACGACGTTCCCGGCCTGGACCCGCGAAGGCGGAAAAGACGTTAGCTGTTCCAGTCTCCGGAGATCTGGACCTTCTCATTGAAGACGTTGGCGTTCTTGATCATGGACGCCTGAATCGCCGCCCCGCCGGAGGAGGTTCTTCCCGCCTTCTCGGTCATTTCGATCAGTTCGTCACGGAACTGCTGGTCGCGCAGCATGTAGGCGGCGAGCATCCGCTGCAAGGACTCCTGGTTGCCCTCTTCCTCCGGGTGGTTCTCGATAGCCGCCAGGGTGCCTTCTGCCTCCCGGTCACCCGCGAAGCGGGAGCGTATCCTTTCGACAACGGATTTCGCCGCATCCCATGAGGCGTTCCCCGACTTCTCGCCAATGGTTTGGGCCGCGGTCTGCACCACAAGCGCGACAGCGGCAGAAGCAGCAGCGAAAGCCAGTTCCATGACGTCCTTAGGGTGAAGAAGAAGCCTGCCGGACACGCCGATCCGGCAGGACTGGGGGTGACCATCATAGGAGAACCAGGGCGAGTGCGAGACGGAATCGGAGAAATTCTGGCGGACCACGCGACCAAAAGAGATCCTGTTTGTACGCCTGGAGGCCAGAGGAAATGCCTTGAACTGGCCTTTTTCGGATAATACGAGGACAGGCACCACCAGGTGGCCGATACCGGTCATTCGTAGGAGCAGCGGGGGTGCGGGATGATCCCGCGTTCGGGCCTGCGGGGGCGCGGGCAGCGGCCGCGCACGCGGTCGCGGAGGGCTTTGCGGCGCGGGTCGGCCTCCGCGGCGGGTGCGGTGACGGGCGTGGTGTGCGCGGGAGGAGCGCACGGCGCGAGGAGGACGTGGGGGTTTCCCAGCGCGGCGGTGAGGGCGAGTGCGAGGAGTCCGGAGCAGGGGCGCAGGAACCGACGGTGTCGCTCGGGCATGGAGACCAGCCTGACAGCCGTGGCCTTGCGTGGTGGGTCGATCACGTAAGGAGAGGTGTCCGGTTCAGGCCAGGGACTGCACGTGTGAACCGTGTTGTGCCCGGGTAACCGGTTCGGTCGGTGGGGTGGAGACACGCGTTCTGGGAACGAACCCGAGCGCCGCCCGCCGCGTCCCGCAGCATGCTCGCGCCCGAAGCGGGCGCGGGCGGAGCGGGAACAGGCGGGGCGGGCTCAGGCCCCGGTCGAGCCCTCCGTGCCGCTCCCCGTCGGCTCGGACTCGGCCGGGACGTCCGCGGGCGGGCGGCGGGCCCAGTAGGTGGCCACGAGCGCGCCGGAGATGTTGTGCCAGACCGAGAACAGGGCGCCGGGCAGGGCGGCGAGCGGGGCGAAGTGGGCGGTCGCCAGGGCCGCGGCGAGACCGGAGTTCTGCATCCCCACCTCGACGCTGACCGCGCGGCGGGCGGTCTCGGGCAGCTTGGTGACCACGCCGAGCAGGTAGCCGAGCGTCAGGCCCAGGGAGTTGTGCAGCACCACGGCCAGGGCGACCAGGAGGCCGGAGGAGAGCACGGCGTCGGCGTTGGCGCCCACCACCGCGGCGACCACGACGACGATGCCGAGGACGGACACCAGCGGCAGGACGGGCAGGACCCTCTCCACGAACCGTCGCGCGGCCATGCGCAGCAGCAGTCCGGCCAGGACCGGGACCAGGACGACCTGGAGGATGGAGACGAACAGGTCGCCGGCGGCGACGGGCAGGGTGGAACCGGCCAGGGCCAGGACCAGGAGCGGGGTCAGCACCGGGGCGATCAGGGTGGAGATCGAGGTCATCGCCACCGACAGGGCCACGTCGCCGCGGGCGAGGTAGACGATGACGTTGGAGGCGGTGCCGCCGGGGGAGGAGCCGACCAGGATCATGCCCACCACGAGCAGCGGCGGCAGGTTGAGGAGGTGGGCGATCCCCCAGCCCAGCAGCGGCATGACCGTGTACTGGGCCAGGACGCCGAGGACGACGGCCTTGGGATGTCTGGCCACGATCGCGAAGTCCACGGGGCGCATGGTGAGCCCCATGCCGAACATGATCACCCCGAGCAGCAGGGAGATGTAGGGGGCGAGGAGGGCGGCCTGCCCGGGGGCGGCCAGGCCCGCGATCCCTCCGGCGAGGACCAGCAGGGCGAACCACCTGCCGACGAAGTCGGCGACGCGCGTGAGAACTGACATCGAAGGACTACTTCCCGTGGGTACCCGGGGGCGGCGGAGCACCGCTCCCCGGACGGTCGCCGCCGCGAGGGTCGGCCGCCGCGCGGCCATGGTAGTCCCCGCGTTCCGTGCGAGCGGTGGTCAGGGCGGGTCCCGGACCGGAAACGGCTCCGCGCCGTGGCGTTCCCCACAGGGCACCGCCACCGGGGCGGGTGACGAACCGTCCGGACGGGGAAGAGGCAGTCCATGACCGACATCTCCCCGGACGACGCGACCGAAGACAGGACGTACCCCGACATGACGTACCCCGACGAGGGCCGGAGAGGCCCCCGGGAGTGGCGGTTCGTGTGGCGCCACCGGTACGCCCTCGTGCTGGGCCTGGTCGTGGCGCTGATGGTCGGCGCGTGGGTGGCCCAGAGTTCGGCGCGGCCGCTGCTGTGGGCGGTGGCGGCGCTGGGGGTGGCGGCCCTGCTGTGGTGGTGCCGCATGCGGCTGCGCCTGGCCCGGGAGAAGTGGCGGGTGGCGCGGGTCGACCTGTCGGAGGTCGACCGGATGACCGGTGTGGAGTTCGAGGAGCACGTGGCGGGGCTGATGCGCACGCACGGCTACACCGCCGTGACGGTGGTCGGCGGGGCTGACGACGGAGGGGTGGACGTGCTGGGCCGGGCACCGGACGGGCAGGCCGTGGTGGTGCAGTGCAAGCGGTGGAACAGCCCGGTGCCCCCGAACGAGGTCCGCGCCTTCCTCGGCGTCCTCGCCACCAGTTACGAGGGGTACCGGGGGGTGTTCGTGGCCTCGAACGGCTTCACCGAGGCCGCCGCCCGTGAGGGCGAGGGGTACATGACCCTGGTGGACCGGGAGCGGTTGGCGCGGTGGATGGGCGGTTCGGGCGCGCCCGAACCGCCTCCGGCGTGACCGCCCCGTTCCCGGCGGCCGAGGTACCCGGTCAGTCCCACCAGAACTGCCAGACCGGACGGTCGACGAGTATCTCGGCGTAGGCCCTCAGGTCGCGGTGGGAACCCTGCCAGAGGTTGTCCGGGCAGAACGCGAAGTGCTCGGCCGCCACGCGCAGCGCCTGCCCGCTGTCGGTCGGCGGGGCGCCGACCGCCAGGGTGAGGCTCGCGAACCCCATGCCCAGCACGCGCACTCCGAAGCGGCGTTCCCAGTCGGCCACGACGGCCGCGAACACGGCGGTGTCGTTGTCGTAGTTGAGCGGCCCCGCCCATCCGGAAGCGGCGATGGCCTCGGCGCCCGAGGCGGCCGGGACCAGCCCCATCCGCATCCCCGGCACGTGTTCGACGAGGAGTTCGGCGCATTCGGCGGCGGTCCGCTCGGGCGCTCCCTCGGGCACGTCCGCGGCGGGGGCCGGGCCGGGCCACGACGCCCCGTAGGGAGCGGTGGTCGACCGCGGATCGTTGCCCGGATCGGCCTCCTCGCCGGAGGCGTGCTGTCTCCACCACCGGGCGAGCAGTTCCGCCGGGTCGTGGTCTCCCGGTGAGGAGATCCAGCCGGGGAACAGCTCCTGGGACTCCCAGGGCCGTACCGGGTCCCCGTACATCCCTTCCAGCAGCAGCGGCCACAGTCCGGAACGGTGGTGCTCGGCCAGGAGCTCGGACCACAGTCCGGCCGGCGCGGAGTCGTGGCTCAGCCACAGCAGCGGCGTGCCGTCCTCCGAGGACACCGTGTGTCCGGGCGGAAGCTGTACGGAGAGCGTCTTCTGGGGGTCGTCCATGCCGCGATCGTAGGCGTCGCCGGTGACGGTTCGCGGCGGCGTGGGCGTGCCCACGCCGCTCCCCGTCGTGGCGCGGCGGGCGTGACCGCTCCGGCTCCGGACACGGCGGCGACACGCGGACCGCCTCCGGTTCGTCCCTGTCGGTCGAGCGGCGCGTACGGGCCGGTCAGGTGGCGAGCGCGCGCAGTGGTCCGTCCAGTTCGCGCCGGTAGAAGTCGACGAACCCGTCCGGGTCGGGCCCGGCGTTCTGCATGACCAGGCGGTCGAAGCCGGCGTCGACGTACTTGCGGACGGCCTCGACGTAGCGTTCGGGGTCGGGCCCGCAGGCGAAGTGCCCCAGCACGTCCTCCTCCCGGACCGTGGTGGTGGCGGCCGCGAAGTTGACCGGGTTGGGCAGCTCGCTCATGACCTTCCAGCCGGTCAGGGCCCAGCGGGAGGTCTCCAGGGCCGCCCGCGCGGCGGTGTGCTCGTCCTGGGCCCAGGCCATGGGCACCTCGGCGTAGCGGGGACCGTCTCCCCCGGCGTCGCGGTAGTCCCGCACGATCGCGGACTTGGGCTCGGTGGCGAACAGCCCGTCGCCGTGT is drawn from Nocardiopsis dassonvillei subsp. dassonvillei DSM 43111 and contains these coding sequences:
- a CDS encoding restriction endonuclease, which encodes MTDISPDDATEDRTYPDMTYPDEGRRGPREWRFVWRHRYALVLGLVVALMVGAWVAQSSARPLLWAVAALGVAALLWWCRMRLRLAREKWRVARVDLSEVDRMTGVEFEEHVAGLMRTHGYTAVTVVGGADDGGVDVLGRAPDGQAVVVQCKRWNSPVPPNEVRAFLGVLATSYEGYRGVFVASNGFTEAAAREGEGYMTLVDRERLARWMGGSGAPEPPPA
- a CDS encoding DUF4253 domain-containing protein, with amino-acid sequence MDDPQKTLSVQLPPGHTVSSEDGTPLLWLSHDSAPAGLWSELLAEHHRSGLWPLLLEGMYGDPVRPWESQELFPGWISSPGDHDPAELLARWWRQHASGEEADPGNDPRSTTAPYGASWPGPAPAADVPEGAPERTAAECAELLVEHVPGMRMGLVPAASGAEAIAASGWAGPLNYDNDTAVFAAVVADWERRFGVRVLGMGFASLTLAVGAPPTDSGQALRVAAEHFAFCPDNLWQGSHRDLRAYAEILVDRPVWQFWWD
- a CDS encoding bile acid:sodium symporter family protein; amino-acid sequence: MSVLTRVADFVGRWFALLVLAGGIAGLAAPGQAALLAPYISLLLGVIMFGMGLTMRPVDFAIVARHPKAVVLGVLAQYTVMPLLGWGIAHLLNLPPLLVVGMILVGSSPGGTASNVIVYLARGDVALSVAMTSISTLIAPVLTPLLVLALAGSTLPVAAGDLFVSILQVVLVPVLAGLLLRMAARRFVERVLPVLPLVSVLGIVVVVAAVVGANADAVLSSGLLVALAVVLHNSLGLTLGYLLGVVTKLPETARRAVSVEVGMQNSGLAAALATAHFAPLAALPGALFSVWHNISGALVATYWARRPPADVPAESEPTGSGTEGSTGA